GAAAAATGCATCAAGGAGGAGTATTGAAGCTGCTGCACATTGATGCTGATGCAGTTTTTcaataaactctatttttagccTTTTGTTGTTTTTAGCCAACTCTATTAATGTCTTGCTTTGGAACTATCTGTCATTAGTTGCTGATTGTTTCAAGATTACTTATAAGTTGTATTTGGTTTATGGCATACGTAGAACATATTTAGAATCAATCAAACAAGTGTTGGTTGAAGTTCTCCTCTGTTTTTACAGTGTTCTGTTTTCTTAAAACCAACACATATACACGAAAATAGAAAATGGAATCCTCGAGTAAGAACCACTACGGAGCCATTATCCATGTGAGTGGAGTTGAATGTTTTGTTTAGCATAATTATTCCTGTAAAAGGGTGGAAAATTATCTATATGGATGACGGTTCTGCTATATTAATTCTTAGAAAATAAACATTGACATGGAATCGACAGATTCTACACAGATCAGAACAGCAAATGTGGGAAAGGGGAAACATGCATGCAGGAGTACTTTAATTTGCACCGTAGATTTATTTGAAGCATTCTCAGTAAAGGATTTTGAAGTAGCTCATATACCTCCCCCATCAACACCGAGGGCAGCGGGGCACAATCCTGAAGCCACTACAGCAGCAGATCCGCTAGAAGAACCTCCGGAGATCTTGCTGATATCATATGGATTTCTAGTGGCCCTACAGCAGTCATAAATGAAGTCAATGATTCTGAAATGAACAGGCTAAGGAATAAGATACTGAAAAAGTTCTTTATAGATTCTTACCCATAGTGAGGATTTATTCCACTTGCTCCGGCCCCAAGTTCATGCATATTAGTTTTCCCAACAAGAATGGCACCACACGATCTGAGGCGCTTAACACAGCATGCATCATCCGTACAAGATCGAACTTTGTGTAGCCACTTTGTTCCTCCTGGAAAAACCAACTTTTACTAATTTTAGGTGAATATTATTTACTTTTGGCTTGACTACTGACACGTATGGCCTAGTCTGAGTCAAAAAGTATAGCATGCAGTAGTAGTAGTTTACCGGTAGTAGGATATGGAGAACAATCTATTTCATCCTTGATAGCAATCGGGATCCCATCTAGAAATGATATTGGTTGTCCTGGAGATCATGACCATATATAATGATCAGAATGATCAGATGATGATCACTAGATCATGCACTTCCTAATGTTATTATTCTGTTGAAgatgatgcatatatatatatttatgcaatATATAGTTCCTGGCCGGAGCAGCATTTCCAGAACTGTTCAAATACTCTTGGCAGTAGGGAGTGCTAAATAGAGCGCAATTCAAGACTTTCAAGTGTTAAGAGTAGTATTCACGATTCATTTGGCGAATATATACCTCGTTCATACCGAAGTGTTGATTCGGTTGCTTGCTTTAGGATGTCTTGAATATTATAGTTGATAAAGAATGACATCTGCAATGGAGGACTAGAAGATTCGCGTACAGCTTTTATAAATCGCTCTGCGACCTGTAAAATCGTCGGCAAAGTCAATCCCTTTTGAGTGCATGTACGTACGTAAAATAGTAGAATTCAGTAACATGACACGAACGGCCTTAATTTATCCTTCGATCAAATCTTCTGCGTCtgacaaaatatttattttataggaaGGGCATGCATGTACAGTTGCTAGCTACAGCCATATATGCACAGATGCATGCATTCACAGGCGCACAAGAAGAAATTCATGACATGCAGCATCTCAAAACACTAGTCTTTCCAGGATTTCAATTCATGTACATGTAATGTTTTGGTTTAGTTAAAGTTGGCTGGCGCGCAGCATACCATCCGAGGAGTTATTTCTCCAGATCTATAGGCTCTTGAATAGTCCAATATTGTCCAGCGATGGAAAGAATTTGATTTAACTGTATTTTCTgatgaagaatgaggcaaacaATCAATTGCCTGTTGAACTTGTTCTGGAGGAGACAAATCAGAATCTATGCACTTGACATCCTGTTGATCTTTTAGATCTGCAGTCATAAGCTAGCTGATATTAGCTACCAAAAAGATCGATATATCCTGCTTTCCCGagaaaaactcattattttagttattgaaaaagaaaaatttgtggtgcatttttttttttttaccttcaaAAGGATGCGACGGAACGAAGAGATTTTagttattgaaaaagaaaaatttgtggtgcattttttttttttaccttcaaAAGGATGCGATGGAACGAAGAGAGGTGGCTCCTCTATCTCTGCATTTGTTATGAACTGCAAAAGTTGAAACACACCTTTTAAACAATcgatataattatacttatagagtttgctatatacaagtacagtcgcgtactaatctgtatattaatactgattcatttatacttaaaatttaaattaatattgttttcaataaaatctactttttgaccaatcacagcatattagtacacagattaatgcacaattatgcttacaactatatttttccatacttATAATCATTCTCACGTCACacactatatataaattttttattatttttatttactaaaTATGCAGTGTATAAGTGatgaataaaagtaaataaattaattttaaaaaataaaataaaaaagataaaaaataaaaataaatttaatatgtgGTGTACATGTGTGAAAATGATCAATAGCTAGCaaactagtactatatatatatatatgcgtaaTGAtacatgcataatattttttatattattatgttttaaaatgaggatatttatataaaattattttatttttataaattattttatagaaatattttttatttgaaatataattataaaaaaagttgtaaaagaATTATGTATCTaggtattatttatatttatatataaattaatacagcCCCGGGCCTCAttcttttccttaattattataatatgccTTTGTCACTCTTCATGCAGCTTTGATGACCATCGCCTTTCTCAAGTCGTTGTATCGATACTTAAACCAAAAAAAGTCGTGGTATCGAAGGTTTTATCGATACATGCACATACGGAGAGGAgaacactaaaaaaatataacaaaattatatatatattttttataaaatttaaattgctgtCTTTGGTTGTGAGAGTGGGCTTAACTTATTCCAAATTAATCATTAATGACACCTAGTACTATATTTTCAACTTACTAATTCATACATTCAAACGCAtatctcaacttatttatattcaaatacatATCAATGAGatctataaaatataactattcACATATCAACTCAAATCACTTGAAATcattcaacatccaaacgcaacCTTGAAATTCtggattgaaatatatatagagttgAGAGTGAAAAAAAGGTATAGAACTTGCTCGAATGAATTGTTTGGCAAtattaaatgcatatatatactgCTAGCTATAGGTTGGGTGTAATGCTagaagagttttgctatgtataagtaaaattacgtattaatctgcgtatcaatactgattcatttatatttaaaatctaaattagcactgttttcaataaaatttactttttggtgatgcacatattagtacacaattatacttgtaattagatttttccatGCTTAGAAAATGATATAACGTGCAACTTCTATATAGTCTCTTTGTAggttttacaattaaaaaataatttttttttatgtgaattctaaatttatcaattttcttTAAAGAGATCGCGCTGAACTTATACATCATCCTTATaagactataaatataattttttatagattaaatatgataaatactAATCTCATAAATATTTAAGCTTTAAAATGATCATTAATAGAatactaaaatttaaaaaataattaatggttaggattcaaaaatatttatcattaaaactctatatattATCGTGAAGGCTAATAGAGaaattttcttcaaatgaaatgaaatgaaacgcAACAGcattactttaaattattttttacatttttttttttaaatctcaaagcaTCGTACATACAATGTACATGTACCTAATTTTGTTTTGGCAGCAATAATTCCTTAAAAATTGGTCCCACCCCGTACACGGTACACTCTTTTCTGTTGTCAATTTGAGAGGAGCCAGCCTCACGGATACAAACTAAGGCCCccaacttaatttaattttgtctaattttaaactCAATCTAAAGTCCAATCACTcaactatctaattattaaatttatttcaattcaaaatttttttacaattaagacctataatatttttcagcaCATCTCTTTATACACTgaatttataacattttttcaactttttataaaaacatcTAAACctatcttaacatttaaatacatataaactcaTTTCAGGTGGGTCCCGTATAACCTACTcaaccatctcaactcactagcTAGTTATAAAAGACTTAATTCATCTAAATTTAACTAAACATCCAAACGGGACTAAAACTTTCATGATATAGGGAtgagtaaaaataaaatggatgtTTTGGAAGTAGTTCGAAAATAGAAATGTTAGCTATTCATATTCatttatacttaaaaataaataatatgataaaaatgataaattcaaaattaagaaaaaaaaaaaatcaccctcttgatcttcaggaagaagatgaagggttTCCCTCGAAATGCCAAAAACCTCAGAAACTGAAATTAGAAAGCCACGAAAGATCAGCAAGCTGCTTATCGTACGTACGTACCTTGTGAATTAGATTGTTTTTCTTCAATATGTACATCAACAATGTCCCAAAGATCCTTGACTCCAGAAACCAGGCGAAGATCTTGACCAGAAGACCAGCCATTCTAGGAGCTATATATGTAGCAAAAGAGTCATGATGATGTACTTCAGTAGGAAATTTATGTGCAAATCATGTATATAACAGTAATTAATAAAAGCCTTGCATATTACACTAATTTCCATTGTTTGTTTTTAAGTTCTTTTGGTGCATGGCTATTAAAATTTTAACCTTTTGAGTTGTATGGAATTCAGGCTCCTAAAATGGAACACCATGATCAGTATGAACTGTCAAATTTATAACTGCATGCAATTTAAGTTTGATAATCTGCAACTGCCCTCTGATCAGGATTGTGCTTTTgaataagagagagaaataaattaTCTGACAGAGAACACatgcatgattttttttataagtactgtCGCCAGAAAACCTCGATCTCTTTTGTTGCGGTCTTTGTTCTTCAAGACTCATCAATCCACAACACGTACATATACTACTCCagttcataattaattaatatatacgaTTTCAAGACATGATTGGTATTATATATAGAGAACACAAAACGAAGAATTCTGAGAATCCAAgttcatgaaaataaaaatgtgataacaggtaagaagaagaagaagaagaagaagaagaagaagaaagtcaACCTTTGACGTTGGCTCGAACATAGATTTGATCACTGTGAGGACCAAGATCAATCTCTTCCACAGGCTTGTAAACGACGGTTTCCTCCTTGAAAAACCCCATAATTAATTAAGACAAAATTCTATGATGTTCTTTTGGGTTTGCAACCTATAAATGAT
This is a stretch of genomic DNA from Carya illinoinensis cultivar Pawnee chromosome 3, C.illinoinensisPawnee_v1, whole genome shotgun sequence. It encodes these proteins:
- the LOC122303324 gene encoding fatty acid amide hydrolase-like, producing the protein MGFFKEETVVYKPVEEIDLGPHSDQIYVRANVKAPRMAGLLVKIFAWFLESRIFGTLLMYILKKNNLIHKFITNAEIEEPPLFVPSHPFEDLKDQQDVKCIDSDLSPPEQVQQAIDCLPHSSSENTVKSNSFHRWTILDYSRAYRSGEITPRMVAERFIKAVRESSSPPLQMSFFINYNIQDILKQATESTLRYERGQPISFLDGIPIAIKDEIDCSPYPTTGGTKWLHKVRSCTDDACCVKRLRSCGAILVGKTNMHELGAGASGINPHYGATRNPYDISKISGGSSSGSAAVVASGLCPAALGVDGGGSVRMPAALCGVVGLKPTFGRIPHSGVFPLNWTVGMVGILAGTIEDAFIVYAAMSGRLPSDQPTSSVQPKVYFPLLNSAEPISDVKLAKYSEWFDDCSDDIRICCSQSLDKLKKHYGWKVVDVTIPEIESMRLAHYSTIGSECSASLSSHLEKLDPAESGWDVRVGLGAYGAFSSKEYIKAQQIRNRQMQFHMKIFARADVIVSPTTGVTAYPIKDDAVETGELDYINGAALVRYSIAGNFLGLPAVTVPVGYDKLGLPIGLQFIGRPWSEPTLIHIASAMQALCMSEYRKPEVFHDLLNRD